The following are from one region of the Corylus avellana chromosome ca1, CavTom2PMs-1.0 genome:
- the LOC132166991 gene encoding receptor-like protein 7 produces the protein MVEIRPYCHSDESFALIKFKESFTINRSASSYPSAYSKVSLWKPESRDCCRWCGVKCNKDTGHVISLDLSSSYLYGSINSSSNLFQLVHLQSLNLADNHFNYSRIPTGFRQLSRLTNLNLSYSAFSGQITSEILELSNLISLDLSSNSLLKLQKPGLTSIARKLTNLKELHLSEVDISSTVPNILANLSCLTSLILANCGLHDEFPTGIFHLPNLRSLDVSDNTNLTGIMPEFNRSSPLESLALSTTSFSGEIPDSIGKLKSLNYFDAEECNFFGPMPSSLCNLTQLISLRLAGNSLHGSIPHSISGLLSLKYFDLSYNHLSGTVEFDLFLKLKNLTHLILSNNNISLLTKPSTNATLPKFEALFLGSCDLSEFPDFLNNQDELLYLDLSLNKIYGQIPKWMWNLSKETLFELYLDSNSLTGFDQLPVFPTRTNLKILDLSSNKLRGSLPIPPPSILWYSVSNNTLTGEIPHSICNLTSILILDLSSNYLSGLLPQCLGNLSDSLIVLNLHDNNFHGTISEIFAKGNYLEMIDFSQNQLHGYLPRSFANCTRLESLNLGNNQMNDTFPSWLGILTELRVLILRSNGIYGAMGSPNSSFDFPNIRIIDLSHNDITGELPSQYFQNWKAMRSVEVNGLMYMQSNVYSTYIYSMTFINKGTKIVYERILVFFMAIDLSSNNFKGEIPEVVGHLKGLKLLNLSNNFLTGPIPSCLGNLTELESLDLSQNKLDNVIPFQLTQLTFLESFNVSHNLLIGPIPQGNQFGTFSNSSFSNNPELCGSPLSKKCENSKDAPLPPLTFERDQSSDSIFEFSWKVVAIGYGCGFMVGLVLWQIMIRKKHDWVMKTFAIGQPKPRRVDWRRGQRN, from the exons ATGGTGGAGATAAGA CCATATTGCCACAGTGATGAGAGCTTTGCCTTGATAAAATTCAAGGAAAGCTTTACCATCAATCGTTCTGCATCTAGTTATCCCTCCGCTTATTCAAAAGTTTCGTTGTGGAAGCCTGAAAGCCGCGATTGCTGCAGGTGGTGCGGTGTTAAGTGCAATAAGGACACGGGTCATGTGATTAGTCTCGACCTGAGCAGCAGCTATCTTTATGGCTCTATCAACTCCAGTAGCAATCTCTTCCAGCTTGTTCACCTCCAAAGCCTTAATCTTGCCGATAATCACTTTAATTATTCTCGAATTCCAACTGGTTTTAGACAACTTTCGAGGCTAACAAACCTGAATCTCTCTTACTCTGCATTTTCTGGCCAGATCACTTCAGAAATTTTAGAGCTCTCTAACTTAATTTCCCTAGATCTCTCAAGTAATTCATTATTGAAGCTCCAAAAGCCTGGGCTCACAAGTATAGCTCGCAAGTTAACAAACTTGAAAGAACTACATCTTAGTGAGGTTGACATATCATCCACTGTACCCAATATCTTGGCAAACTTATCTTGTCTAACATCCCTTATTCTAGCAAATTGTGGCTTGCATGATGAGTTTCCCACAGGAATTTTTCATCTACCGAATCTTCGGTCTCTTGATGTGAGCGACAATACAAATCTCACCGGAATAATGCCAGAATTTAACAGGAGTAGCCCCCTCGAATCATTGGCACTTTCTACGACGAGTTTCTCCGGTGAGATACCGGACTCAATTGGTAAATTGAAGTCCCTAAATTATTTTGATGCCGAAGAATGCAATTTCTTTGGACCAATGCCGTCTTCACTTTGTAATCTTACCCAACTAATCTCTCTACGACTAGCAGGTAATTCGTTGCATGGTTCAATTCCACATTCAATATCTGGGCTTCTGAGTCTTAAATATTTTGATCTATCTTATAATCACTTGAGTGGCACGGTGGAATTTGACTTGTTTTTGAAACTCAAAAACCTCACTCATCTCATTCTATCTAATAACAATATTTCATTGCTTACAAAGCCAAGTACCAATGCAACTCTTCCAAAATTTGAAGCTTTATTTCTAGGTTCCTGTGACTTAAGTGAATTCCCAGATTTTCTAAATAACCAAGATGAGTTGTTGTATTTGGATCTTTCTCTCAACAAGATTTATGGCCAAATTCCAAAATGGATGTGGAATTTAAGTAAAGAAACTCTCTTTGAGTTATATTTGGATTCCAACTCTCTAACTGGTTTTGATCAACTTCCAGTTTTTCCCACCAGGACTAATCTAAAGATTTTGGATCTTAGTTCTAACAAGCTTCGAGGTTCACTCCCAATCCCACCACCTTCTATTCTTTGGTATTCAGTCTCAAACAACACACTGACTGGAGAAATCCCACATTCAATTTGCAATCTCACTTCAATTCTTATTCTTGATTTGTCAAGCAATTACTTGAGTGGTTTGCTTCCACAATGTTTAGGCAACTTGAGTGATTCTCTCATCGTTCTAAATCTACACGACAATAACTTCCATGGAACTATTTCTGAAATATTTGCAAAAGGAAATTATTTGGAGATGATTGATTTTAGCCAAAATCAATTACATGGGTATCTACCAAGATCATTTGCCAATTGTACAAGGCTTGAATCTCTTAATCTGGGAAACAATCAGATGAATGATACTTTCCCCTCTTGGCTAGGCATTCTTACAGAGTTGAGGGTTCTCATTTTGCGATCTAATGGAATCTATGGTGCAATGGGAAGTCCTAATAGCAGTTTTGATTTCCCAAACATACGCATCATTGACCTCTCACATAATGACATTACTGGTGAGTTGCCCTCTCAATACTTCCAAAATTGGAAAGCCATGCGAAGCGTTGAGGTAAATGGTTTAATGTACATGCAATCAAATGTCTATTCGACCTACATCTACTCAATGACATTTATCAACAAAGGCACGAAGATTGTATATGAAAGAATCTTAGTTTTCTTCATGGCTATTGATCTCTCGAGCAACAATTTCAAAGGGGAAATTCCAGAAGTCGTGGGGCATCTGAAAGGACTTAAATTGCTCAACCTTTCTAACAACTTTCTTACAGGTCCTATACCATCTTGCTTGGGGAACTTAACGGAGCTAGAATCATTGGATCTCTCTCAAAACAAGCTGGACAATGTGATCCCTTTTCAACTCACGCAATTGACTTTCCTTGAATCCTTTAATGTCTCCCATAATCTTCTCATAGGACCTATACCGCAAGGGAATCAATTTGGCACATTTTCTAACAGTTCGTTCAGTAATAATCCTGAATTATGTGGAAGCCCTTTGTCAAAGAAATGTGAAAATTCCAAGGATGCACCTCTTCCACCTTTAACCTTTGAAAGGGATCAAAGTTCAGATTCTATATTTGAATTCAGTTGGAAAGTTGTTGCGATTGGATATGGATGTGGATTCATGGTTGGACTTGTTCTCTGGCAAATTATGATAAGGAAGAAGCATGATTGGGTTATGAAGACTTTTGCAATTGGGCAACCAAAACCAAGAAGGGTGGATTGGAGGAGGGGACAGAGAAATTAA